A genomic stretch from Telopea speciosissima isolate NSW1024214 ecotype Mountain lineage chromosome 7, Tspe_v1, whole genome shotgun sequence includes:
- the LOC122668268 gene encoding lysine histidine transporter-like 5 — translation MCSSTDTGDNQDSNTSEQQRNLENWLPITASRKAKWWYSAFHNITAVVGAGVLGLPYAMTQLGWIPGIAILVVSWLVTLYSLWQLVEMHECVPGVRFDRYPELGEYVFGKKRGYWIVMPQQLVVQVATNIVYMVTGGNSIKKFFELLVPTVGSIRKTYFIIIFGGVEVLLAQTPNFNSLRGISLLAAVMSVCYSAIAFIASTIRGSEHHREARYGLRATTTAGTIFGVFNGMGTMAFAFAGHSVALEIQATIPSTPEKPSSKPMWKGVIVAYVVLAFCYFSVSISGYWAFGVHVDDDVLVTLSRPKWLIAIANLMVFLHVVGSYQVFAMPVFDQIETYLVKDLKCKPGYTLRLFGRSIYVILTALVAVCIPFFGGLLGFFGGLVFASTSFFLPCIMWLILKKPKRWSFHWTASWFAIIFGSLIMVLAPIGGARTIIISAKDYTFFS, via the exons ATGTGCAGCTCAACAGACACCGGAGATAAT CAAGATTCAAATACAAGCGAGCAACAGAGGAACTTGGAGAATTGGTTGCCAATAACAGCGTCTCGGAAAGCAAAATGGTGGTACTCCGCGTTCCACAATATAACAGCTGTGGTAGGTGCAGGTGTACTTGGATTGCCTTATGCAATGACCCAGCTTGGATG GATTCCTGGTATTGCTATCTTGGTTGTTTCATGGCTCGTAACTTTATACTCATTGTGGCAACTGGTTGAAATGCACGAATGTGTGCCGGGAGTACGTTTTGATCGTTACCCAGAGCTAGGGGAATatgtttttgggaaaaagagggGGTATTGGATTGTAATGCCTCAACAATTAGTTGTTCAAGTAGCTACAAATATTGTGTACATGGTCACAGGTGGAAACTCGATAAAGAAGTTCTTTGAGCTGCTTGTTCCAACAGTAGGGTCAATTAGAAAAACCTATTTCATAATAATCTTTGGCGGCGTGGAGGTGTTGCTTGCTCAAACTCCCAATTTTAACTCACTAAGGGGAATTTCATTACTTGCAGCTGTAATGTCTGTTTG ttactCTGCTATAGCTTTCATTGCATCTACAATAAGAGGTTCAGAGCATCATAGAGAAGCACGATATGGCCTTCGTGCAACCACCACAGCAGGAACCATATTCGGCGTATTCAATGGCATGGGGACGATGGCTTTTGCCTTTGCAGGTCATAGTGTTGCTCTAGAGATTCAAGCCACAATCCCTTCCACTCCTGAGAAGCCATCAAGTAAACCTATGTGGAAAGGAGTAATTGTAGCATATGTTGTTTTGGCATTTTGCTACTTCTCAGTttctatctctggctactggGCTTTCGGTGTTCATGTAGATGATGATGTCCTTGTGACACTAAGCAGACCCAAATGGCTTATTGCAATTGCTAATCTCATGGTATTTCTCCATGTTGTCGGAAGCTATCAG GTTTTTGCAATGCCAGTGTTCGACCAAATTGAAACCTACTTGGTAAAAGATCTAAAATGCAAACCGGGGTACACTCTCCGCTTATTTGGACGTAGTATTTATGTCA tTTTGACAGCTCTTGTAGCAGTTTGCATCCCTTTCTTCGGAGGTTTATTAGGGTTCTTTGGGGGACTTGTGTTTGCATCCACATCATTTTTT CTCCCTTGTATAATGTGGCTTATcctaaaaaaaccaaaaagatggAGCTTCCACTGGACTGCAAGTTGG TTTGCGATAATATTTGGAAGTTTGATAATGGTTCTTGCACCAATTGGAGGAGCGCGGACAATTATTATTAGTGCTAAAGATTACACGTTTTTCTCTTAG
- the LOC122669751 gene encoding lysine histidine transporter-like 5 encodes MVGAGALGLPFAMSQLGWTPGIAILGLSWVVTLYTLWQLVELHECVPGHRFDRYPELGDHAFGKKRGYWIIMPQQLLVQVASNIVYMVTGGNSLQKFFQLIAPTVASIRKTYFITMFGTLQLLLSQTPNFNSLRGVSLLAAIMSVSYCSISFIASAIRGSQHQRDVHYGFRATTMAGTIFDVFNGMGTMAFAFAGHSVVLEIQATIPSTPERPSSKPMWKGVYVAYIVVAFCYFTVSITGYWAFGVSVDDDVLVTLNSPKWLIAIANLMVFLHVVGSYQVFAMPVFDLIESYLVNNLECTPGHTLRLIGRSVYVILTGFVGICIPFFGGLLGFFGGLVYAPISYVFPSIMWLIVENPKSWSFHWTASWISIIFGSLIMVLAPIGGLRQIIITAKDYKFFS; translated from the exons ATGGTGGGTGCAGGTGCACTTGGATTGCCTTTCGCAATGTCCCAACTTGGATG GACTCCTGGAATTGCTATTTTGGGACTTTCATGGGTCGTCACTTTATACACATTGTGGCAACTGGTTGAATTGCACGAATGTGTGCCGGGACACCGTTTCGATCGTTACCCTGAGCTGGGGGATCATGCTTTTGGCAAAAAGAGGGGGTATTGGATTATAATGCCTCAACAATTACTTGTTCAAGTAGCTTCAAACATTGTGTACATGGTCACCGGTGGAAACTCGCTACAAAAGTTCTTTCAGCTCATTGCCCCAACTGTGGCCTCAATTAGAAAGACCTATTTCATAACAATGTTTGGCACTCTACAATTGCTGCTTTCTCAGACTCCCAATTTTAACTCACTAAGAGGAGTGTCGTTACTTGCAGCTATAATGTCCGTTAGTTACTGTTCTATATCTTTCATTGCATCTGCAATAAGAGGTTCACAACATCAGAGAGATGTACACTATGGCTTTCGTGCGACCACCATGGCAGGAACCATTTTTGATGTATTCAATGGCATGGGGACGATGGCTTTTGCCTTTGCAGGTCATAGTGTTGTTCTAGAGATTCAAGCCACAATCCCTTCCACTCCTGAGAGGCCATCAAGTAAACCTATGTGGAAAGGAGTATATGTAGCATATATTGTTGTCGCATTTTGTTACTTCACAGTTTCTATCACTGGCTACTGGGCTTTTGGTGTTAGTGTAGATGATGATGTCCTAGTGACACTCAACAGCCCCAAATGGCTTATTGCAATTGCTAATCTCATGGTGTTTTTACATGTTGTTGGAAGCTATCAG GTTTTCGCAATGCCGGTGTTCGACCTGATTGAATCCTACTTGGTAAACAATTTAGAATGCACTCCAGGGCACACTCTCCGCCTAATTGGACGTAGTGTTTATGTTA TTTTAACAGGTTTTGTTGGGATTTGCATCCCTTTCTTTGGAGGgttattagggttttttgggggacTTGTGTACGCACCCATATCATATGTT TTCCCTAGTATAATGTGGCTTATCGtggaaaatccaaaatcatGGAGCTTCCACTGGACAGCAAGTTGG ATCTCGATAATATTTGGAAGTTTGATAATGGTTCTTGCGCCGATTGGAGGATTGCGACAAATTATTATTACTGCTAAAGATTACAAGTTTTTCTCTTAG
- the LOC122669750 gene encoding lysine histidine transporter-like 5, translating to MVGAGVLGLPFAMSQLGWTPGIAILGLSWLVTLYTLYQLVQLHECVPGQRFDRYYELGDYAFGKKRGYWIVMPQQLLVQVASDIVYMVTGGNSLQKFFQLIAPTVASIRKTYFITMFGTLQLLLSQTPNFNSLAGMSSLAAIMSISYSSISFIASAIKGSQPNRNVEYGVRASTLPGTIFEVFNGMGAIAFSFAGHSVLLEIQATIPSTPERPSSKPMWKGVYVAYMIVAFCYFTVAITGYWAFGIGVDDDILVTLSNPKWLIAAANLMVFLHVVGSYQVFAMPVFDLIESYLVNNLNCNPGFTLRLIGRSVYVILTGFVGICIPFFGGLLGFFGGLVFASMSFVFPSLIWLILKKPKIWSFHWIASWFAIIFGSLVMVLAPIGGMRQIIITAKDYTFFS from the exons ATGGTGGGTGCAGGTGTACTTGGATTGCCTTTCGCAATGTCCCAACTTGGATG GACTCCTGGAATTGCTATCTTGGGACTTTCATGGCTCGTCACTTTATACACATTATATCAACTGGTTCAATTGCACGAATGTGTGCCGGGACAACGTTTCGATCGTTACTATGAGCTAGGGGATTATGCTTTTGGGAAAAAGAGGGGGTATTGGATTGTAATGCCTCAACAATTACTTGTTCAAGTAGCTTCAGACATTGTGTACATGGTCACCGGTGGAAACTCGCTACAAAAGTTCTTTCAGCTCATTGCCCCAACTGTGGCCTCAATTAGAAAGACCTATTTCATAACAATGTTTGGCACCCTGCAATTGCTGCTTTCTCAGACTCCCAATTTTAATTCACTTGCTGGAATGTCATCCCTTGCAGCTATAATGTCCATTAGTTACTCTTCTATATCTTTCATTGCATCTGCAATTAAAGGTTCACAACCTAATAGAAATGTAGAGTATGGAGTTCGTGCGTCCACCTTGCCAGGAACCATATTCGAAGTATTCAATGGCATGGGGGCAATAGCTTTTTCCTTTGCAGGTCATAGTGTTCTTCTAGAGATCCAGGCCACCATCCCTTCCACTCCTGAGAGACCATCAAGTAAACCTATGTGGAAAGGAGTATATGTAGCATATATGATTGTCGCATTTTGTTACTTCACAGTTGCTATCACTGGCTACTGGGCTTTTGGTATTGGTGTAGATGATGATATCCTTGTGACACTCAGCAACCCCAAATGGCTTATTGCAGCTGCTAATCTCATGGTGTTTTTACATGTTGTTGGAAGCTATCAG GTTTTTGCAATGCCAGTGTTCGACCTGATTGAATCCTACTTGGTAAACAATTTAAATTGCAATCCAGGGTTCACTCTCCGCCTAATTGGACGCAGTGTTTATGTTA TTTTAACAGGTTTTGTTGGGATTTGCATCCCTTTCTTTGGAGGGTTATTAGGGTTCTTTGGGGGACTTGTGTTCGCATCCATGTCATTTGTT TTCCCTAGTCTAATATGGCTTATCTTGAAAAAGCCAAAAATATGGAGCTTCCACTGGATAGCAAGTTGG TTCGCGATAATATTCGGAAGTTTGGTAATGGTTCTTGCGCCGATTGGAGGAATGCGACAAATTATTATTACTGCTAAAGATTACACGTTTTTCTCTTAG
- the LOC122669749 gene encoding uncharacterized protein LOC122669749 isoform X1 — MDLWSLQAKNSNGGPFCAKFCSFSQRNSWAERPFSCNLGKIASFKVEDGRLLEIRISKFKASPCRSLIVRAMAKKNRQNPSSSGNGDQSIPEKDGSKGKNHASDKVISDWRTFRANLVAQEQVQNVDTEASGQDAGSHDSSKPLGLKWAHPILVPETGCVLVATEKLDGVRTFERTVVLLLRSGTRSPYEGPFGVVINRPLNKRIKQMKPANLDLATTFANCSLHFGGPLEASMFLLRNEENSQLPGVEQVIPGLCFGARNSLDEAAGLVKKGMLNPEDFRFFVGYAGWQFDQLREEIESDYWYVAACSANLILGGSSDSSSEGLWEEILQLMGGHYSELSRKPKRDSQ; from the exons ATGGATCTTTGGTCCCTTCAAGCGAAAAACAGCAACGGAGGCCCTTTCTGTGCtaaattttgttctttttcacAGAGAAATTCATGGGCCGAAAGACCCTTTTCCTGCAATTTGGGAAAGATTGCATCTTTCAAGGTCGAAGATGGGAGGTTGTTGGAGATTAGGATTTCGAAATTTAAGGCTTCTCCATGTCGATCTTTGATCGTTAGAGCCATGGCAAAGAAGAATCGTCAGAACCCATCTTCCTCTG GAAATGGTGATCAATCCATTCCAGAGAAAGATGGTTCCAAAGGGAAGAATCATGCTTCTGACAAAGTAATTTCGGATTGGAGAACATTCAGAGCAAATCTTGTTGCACAAGAGCAG GTGCAAAATGTTGATACTGAAGCTTCTGGCCAAGACGCAGGTTCCCATGACTCCTCCAAACCGCTTGGCTTGAAATGGGCCCACCCAATTCTTGTTCCAGAGACAGGCTGTGTGCTTGTTGCCACTGAGAAGCTTGATGGTGTTCGCACTTTCGAAAGAACTGTGGTCCTTCTCCTCAGATCTGGAACTAGATCCCCATATGAGGGGCCCTTTGGAGTTGTCATAAACCGTCCACTTAACAAGAGAATCAAACAGATGAAGCCCGCAAATCTGGATCTAGCAACCACTTTTGCAAATTGTTCTTTGCATTTTGGTGGGCCACTTGAGGCAAGCATGTTCTTGTTAAGGAATGAAGAGAATTCCCAACTTCCAGGGGTTGAGCAGGTGATTCCTGGCCTATGTTTTGGTGCTAGAAACAGTTTGGATGAAGCTGCAGGGCTTGTGAAGAAAGGGATGCTTAATCCAGAGGACTTCAGATTTTTCGTTGGGTATGCAGGGTGGCAGTTTGATCAATTGAGAGAGGAGATTGAATCAGATTATTGGTACGTTGCTGCTTGTAGTGCAAATTTGATTCTTGGTGGTTCGTCCGATTCATCATCTGAAGGTTTGTGGGAGGAAATTTTGCAGCTAATGGGTGGTCACTACTCGGAGCTGAGTCGGAAACCCAAGCGAGATAGTCAATGA
- the LOC122669749 gene encoding UPF0301 protein Plut_0637 isoform X2, with product MNGTPFFLTPICCPLGVIFITGNGDQSIPEKDGSKGKNHASDKVISDWRTFRANLVAQEQVQNVDTEASGQDAGSHDSSKPLGLKWAHPILVPETGCVLVATEKLDGVRTFERTVVLLLRSGTRSPYEGPFGVVINRPLNKRIKQMKPANLDLATTFANCSLHFGGPLEASMFLLRNEENSQLPGVEQVIPGLCFGARNSLDEAAGLVKKGMLNPEDFRFFVGYAGWQFDQLREEIESDYWYVAACSANLILGGSSDSSSEGLWEEILQLMGGHYSELSRKPKRDSQ from the exons ATGAATGGTACTCCTTTTTTCCTTACTCCTATTTGCTGCCc GCTGGGGGTGATTTTTATAACAGGAAATGGTGATCAATCCATTCCAGAGAAAGATGGTTCCAAAGGGAAGAATCATGCTTCTGACAAAGTAATTTCGGATTGGAGAACATTCAGAGCAAATCTTGTTGCACAAGAGCAG GTGCAAAATGTTGATACTGAAGCTTCTGGCCAAGACGCAGGTTCCCATGACTCCTCCAAACCGCTTGGCTTGAAATGGGCCCACCCAATTCTTGTTCCAGAGACAGGCTGTGTGCTTGTTGCCACTGAGAAGCTTGATGGTGTTCGCACTTTCGAAAGAACTGTGGTCCTTCTCCTCAGATCTGGAACTAGATCCCCATATGAGGGGCCCTTTGGAGTTGTCATAAACCGTCCACTTAACAAGAGAATCAAACAGATGAAGCCCGCAAATCTGGATCTAGCAACCACTTTTGCAAATTGTTCTTTGCATTTTGGTGGGCCACTTGAGGCAAGCATGTTCTTGTTAAGGAATGAAGAGAATTCCCAACTTCCAGGGGTTGAGCAGGTGATTCCTGGCCTATGTTTTGGTGCTAGAAACAGTTTGGATGAAGCTGCAGGGCTTGTGAAGAAAGGGATGCTTAATCCAGAGGACTTCAGATTTTTCGTTGGGTATGCAGGGTGGCAGTTTGATCAATTGAGAGAGGAGATTGAATCAGATTATTGGTACGTTGCTGCTTGTAGTGCAAATTTGATTCTTGGTGGTTCGTCCGATTCATCATCTGAAGGTTTGTGGGAGGAAATTTTGCAGCTAATGGGTGGTCACTACTCGGAGCTGAGTCGGAAACCCAAGCGAGATAGTCAATGA